Genomic window (Elgaria multicarinata webbii isolate HBS135686 ecotype San Diego chromosome 16, rElgMul1.1.pri, whole genome shotgun sequence):
TGACTGTTTGCCACTAAAGAGCAGACATATTTATTATACTCAAACTGTTACCACAGGAATATCTATTCCGTTTAAAAATCTTATAGCCCATTTGTTTCCCAATATGCTCCACAGCCTTCTGACAAGCAGTTGTGGAATTACGTGGAATGGGTTGTCATGCACAGAACGGAAGGCTCTGCCAAAGGAAATGTTCTTGTATCCAATTCAAATGACCTAGAAAATAGCTACATAAGATCTACATTGAGGCCTGTGAGCTTCTATGAAACAGTTTTCGTTTTATTTGTTTAGTTATATCAGGGCAATTGGCTTTGATGGCAAATTGCTTCATTACTGTTTGGTCCACTTCACACGGCTTTCAAACTGATCAATATCCCAGTTACCCTTGGGGGTTATTTGTCTTTAAACTATCAGGCTAAAAATACTGTAATACTAACCTTAAATACTGTAGCagtttcttagaatcatagaatagtagagttggaaggggcctataaggccatcgagtccaaccccctacttacATTAGAAACCCACTTAAACTTCTCTTCTGGCAAAACACATTGAGAGTTGCTGACAGCTGTAACCATTGAGACAGGGGAGAGTAATGTGAGTGTGTGGATGAGGGTGTATGGattagaagcagcagcaacagctgctcCCTTCCCTTTATCTCTGCCCAGTGGAATAGCCAGATCACTGCTGCCCTACAGAACTATTTGTAGTCCAAACCTATGCTTTTTACTAGAAAGTGCAACCATTAAGATTATTCCCTCAGGTTAAGAGCTTACGCACAATTATTTgagggtaagccccattgaatttaatagtCCTGAGCAAACGTGCATAAAATTGAGCTGGCAGTTGCTCTGGGGTTTGGGAGGAACCACCTACAATTTCTGCCCTCCTTGCCCTCCTCATTGTGGGCAGAGTCTATCTCCCTCACCAGAGGGTTCCCTTTCATACATCATCAATAAGGAGTTCCCATATATTGGCAAAAGCATTCTTGATGTTTAGGTGCAGAAAGGTATTTGTAGTTGTAGAACTCCAAGTCAAGAAGCCCAAAGAGGAGGACAGCAGATGGACAGGGTAGGCCTCATATTTTGATTATAATTTATTAACTTACTCTTTGCTTGCAGGAATCTAGTCTATATATTCTAATGGAAAGGGGACACAAAACCATGAGGCCCGTGACTTAAGAGTCAAAGTGGTTCAGCTGTAGATGTTTGTTCTTTAAAACGACAAAGATCCTGCAGGTGCCACAGGCATAATCAAATGCTTTTTCCAGAGATGTCATAAGCATAGCTTTGAACTGCTCTAGTCTACTGTTATCACTTGCCACCACCTTTCCTAATCCACTGCAgggtaaaaaataaacaaacaaaatctcaGTTTCTCCCATTGATATGCCTTCAGGAAAACTGTCAATCCGACATTTCATAatcctattttactttatttctaGGTCATCAGCTTGATTTCTCAGTGAGCACTGCAGTGCTTGGCATACTCAGACAAATGTCATGTTCATTGATTGTTATCTTCATGATTTTAGATTTCCCAGCAAGCCTTTAGAGTGAAGGTTTTAAATTTCTTCAGTATTCCACAATTTGTGGCACAGATTCACATTAATTCAATATGTTACTTAGCCAAAAGAAGCCTAAAATCATTTCATATCTCTCTCATATGGAAACTGAAAAGGTGGCAACACTGCCTTGCAGCTAATCAAACTATAACAGTATCCTTAAAGAGTATAGACTTAATAAAGTACGCTTCACAGAATCTTCCCTCCACATCCTTAAGTAGCAATGaatgaaagcacacacacacaaaaagcaaaaatAGGTAACAGGAAGCCATAGGACAAGAATATGCATTTTATCATTATAATTTCATTATTATCATTAGGTTCTTAAATTCTGATTCTATTTGCATGGAGCATGATTTCTAGGAAGACATTACTTCATATTCTAGGGCTGAAATGCTATGCAtggttacttgggagtaagcttggattaaacatgtttaggattgggaTATTCAATGTATTTTAGGTACTGAGCCCATACCTGGGCCCTTTGTGAGAAAGGGAATAGTATTAATACAATCAATAAAGTATTATATAAACCTCATACATAAGTCATTGGAATGTTGTGCAATATTCACCTTCTATTATGAAGCATTACAACACTCATTTTAAGATTAAATTAGTGATCCAATATCCAAAACTATTTCAGTAACACAAagtaatttaaattataatttccagaggggtagccatgtttgtTGCATCACGCACATGAACTTTAAAGacaaacatatttattatggCCTAAGTATTTGGGGACTAGAGTTCACTTCATCAGTTGCATGATGTGTTAACATCTGTCCATCTGGTGAAATGGACTAATCCAaggatggggaatatgtggccctccagtttttgttgaactgcaacttccattatcctTTAGGGTAGGGCTGCTAGGAACTGCAGTCCATCATcacctggagggtcacaggttcctcatccctggatGAATCCAAGAAAGTTTACGTGATAATGAATTGGTTACAGCTTTAGTAAAAATGGCTGACAACTGAATTTAAAGAATGTTGCATCACATTCAATGCCACCTAATTtcttatttggggggaaaatggGAAACTAAATTAATCGAGTGAATAAAAGAATCcagaatttttattattttacctgAGAATTTCCTTTGGAACTTGAAGTGTTGAAGAATGACTCTTCAGGTTTTCTTCTGACATCTCTGCagacttctccctctctcttctctctgttGTCACAACTTCAACTGCCGACTCCACCTCAGTCTTGTTTAGATCAGATTTTGCCTCCATCTTCGCTTGTTCGCatttaaacataaaaacaatagaaGGTTTCTCACTGGAATCTGTTTTTGACTCACTAAACCAATTATGGCGTTGAACAGGAGGTGGTGGAAGCATGTGAATCACAGTCCCATCAAGACCCACCAatttccccttttccctctctcgGTCTTCCTCATCTTCAGTCTTTCTGCGACGAAAGAAGCTCTTAAATGATATCCAGCGCTTGGGCTTTGCATCAACAGCTCGTCTACCTTCTGAATGCAATACTGATTCAGCCTCTGTTGATCTAATAGGACTCATTGGTTTTGTCCAATTGCTGAAATGTCGTTGCAGCACTTTGCTGGCATGATAAGGTGAAGATGTGGAACGGGGAGGTGGGAATGGGGGAGCCTGTTCAGTTTTGAGACTTGTATTCTGGGAAGCTGCCAGTAGCTTTGAGGACTGGGTGACTGGCAACTTTGTTGGAATTTCCTTTGGCACCATTTCTATGGATTTGATCCCCTCACTCTCAGGGCTGGACTGTGTTGTAAAGAGAGATTTGGGTCGCATTGGGATGCTCTTACCTATGTCTGCATCGGGGGGCAGAGAATACAGTTCTTCAACACTGCAAGACTTGGGCCCAGTCTGAAGTACCTCTGGGGGAGACTCTGGAGGCTGGATAGAAGCTACAATTTGTGATAGTACTATACAAGCATTTTCCCTATTGCCACTATATACCTCCTGTGTGTCTTCTATTTTGGCTGCAGGCTCTTGAAGAGTTCTTTGTATTTTTGTTGGTGAGCTGTTGCCAGAGCTTTTGGGTGAAGTCTGGCCTTTACCGAGACAGCTGTTGAATTCCTGAACCTTCTGGGCCACAGAACCCAGTCTCCTTTCGGTGCTATTAGCTAACCCTTTAGCTTGAAGTTCAGATTTGCCAGCTATATTTTCAGACACTGTGCTTTCTGTTTCTATTTCTTCATATGTGTGGCTGATGACACTTGTGGTTTTATCTTTAACAGAGAGATCTCCGCTAGTTCCTAGAAAACTTTTATAGATGGCTAAGTTGTCATATGCATTTGGATTTATTACAATAGGAACTTTGATTGCATTCTTAGAACTCCTAGCATAAGTTGGTTCATCATGAATAATAATTGGGAAGGGTGGCATGCCAGCATTGTTGTAACTATTGAATTTTATTTCAGACAAATTAGGAGATTTAACAGGGATTGTTTTTGTAGAAATATTTGTTGATGTAGGTGAAGTAGGGGCAGATTTATGGATGTTTTTCCTTACAGGTACAGAAGGTCCTGGAGTGTTGGCAATTAGTTCCATCTTAGGAATCTTTTGTCGTGGGCTTGTACTAGAAGTCCAAACTTCCTGGTATCTGACTGCACTAGATTTTTTAAGATTGGTATTTACTTGCCCGGATGACACAGAATGAGGTGCAGCATTTGTATttacagcatctggtgaatttGGATTAGACAGGATACTTTTCATATCTAAACTTCTTGCCTGATTCTCTATACATTCATGGGTCATGACTGCTGATACATCCACTATGGTATATGGCTTGCACACAGGTTGTTCCATATTTACTACTCTATAAGGTTTTGCTTGTTCTTCCATGTGGACCAAATTTGTAGCTGCTGCTTTTGCTGGCATACCTGAAGGACTTTTGCATTCTTGCTTATCACTTTGGACAGCAATCTTGCCATCCTTCTCTTCTAGCCTAAGGGCGAGCATAGCCTTATGAGTCTCCAAAGTTTTAGTAGCATTTTGAGGGCTTTTAGTTGCATTTTTCAATTGCTGATCATCAGAAAAACCTTTATATCCTTCCTCAATTAATTTGATATCTTTAGGAGTACTAGGAGATAATCCACCATTGCAGAGTCTTTGAGAAGAACTACTGGCTGTCCCAGAGTGAGACTCTTCAGTCAGAGAGGAGTCAGGAGACATGGAATCGGAAGATACCATACTTTGCATGCTTTCTTGCCCATAAAGGATCACAGGGTCATCTCCATAACCATTCAAAATTTCATCATAGCTATCATCATAGTCTACTGCACAAAACCTTTGGAGAGACTTGTTCCTTAAAGGTACTGTGTTCCACTTTTTGTCAACACAAAATCGGACAGGTGACAGAGTATTAGCCCTGAAGTTAGCAAAGCGTGGCTGTCCTCTCATGCGAATTTCCATTGCTAGCAGCTCTTCGTCACTTTCATCCCAGCTTTCATGGTCTTCATGCATGCTGCCAAAAAACAAATCGTCCTCACTCTCGTCCCCACTGGAGAATTCTGGGTAACAGAAACGGCCGCCCTCATTACTTATTACATCAGTACTTCCACTCAGAACAACATGCTTATTTTGTGAATCTTTCATTCCATCGATCATGCAACTTGGAGGGATCTTTCTTTCCAATGACCTTTTGTAGCTATTGTTTATTCTTCCCAAAAATGCTTCCCTTGAATTAATTTCATTTCCTGATAGAGGAGATGGGGAATCCAAGCCTGCAATTTCCTTTAAAACTTCTGTCAGTCCATTATTGTTACTTGGAGTTTTAATATCATCACTACTCCTATAAGGTCTATGAACATGGCTATAACcttcaatttcttcttcttcattatcatcatcatcatcatcatcatcatcattattattattcagtggtTTTTTGTTCAAGATAGTCCTATTTTGGTTCCATGCTACAATAACTGGCTTGTTCTCACAAAGATCTTGTGAGCTGGCCTCACCACATATACCCTGTCCATCTACTGTCATCATCGTGGGTTTCACAGCTATAGTGGGTTTCTTTGCCACAGGAGGTCGAAAATTTCCTGTATTCCTAGCACGTTGGCTGGTGTTGTGGGTTGCATTGATTTTTAGATTTGTATTTAACAGTGGAGATTTTTCAGGGGGTGGAGGCAGTTGGTGTAAATTTTTTGGTTTGAAGCAGTTTTTACATTCACCAGGTTTCCAGACATGTTCAGTAAAGGCATTGCAAGCAGACATTTTCTTAGGGCTAAGCACCTGATACTGAGAAGTTGTTCAGTGCATGGTGAGATCATTCATTTGATATCAATTTGCTTGTTTATCTTGTCTGCATAATCAAATCTGCTCatcctaaaaaagaagaaaaagaaaagagataagAAACTAATCATTAGTGAGAAATGAATGCACGTACAACAACTTAGGATGTTGCTAAGGTTGAAAGGAGCAACTTCAGAATTTTTGTTAAACTTGTTACTGATTATAACAATCACTATCTTTCAGGTTAACCTACCCCACAAAGTTGTTGCAAGGACAAAATGAGGAGTGAACCTTGTAtattgccctgagctccttggagaaacagcaagataaaaacataataaataaaagtatatgAAATTTTATGAAGGAATAAACCCCCACTGTAAAGATGCCGTATAACCATTGAATACATAATCCCAATAAGGTGATAGGCTTGTGAAAGAAATACGTTCCACTAAAAGTACTCATTTAGGGTTGGCATATAAATGTATCCTGCCTTAGTTGCTCAGTGTAATTAGTAGCTGCCCATTAAgaagtcttcaaaacgttttaatATTTTCTTATCAAGAATAAATTATTTCTAGATTGATGCCTTCAAATAACTTGTGGCATGTAACTCTGAAAGACACTTATTAAAAGAATTTGGGGAGGGTATGTTTAAAATATTGTCTCATGCTGCTATTTCATTATTTATCTTAAAGTTAGTATAGGCCCAAAGACAGTGAGCCTGTCTTACTCAAGATGGAAAAATCACAGTACTACTGTTGATATCTGGTCTGTTTCATTGTTACGCTTTTATGCTATATCTTAACACAGGCCCAATTCTGACACAGTGTCTTGTGAGTAGGGGAATTACTTCAAATGTAACCACATGGAGCTGTCCCATGTGTCAAGCATTTGTATGAGGGACTCTTGTGGTGCCAGTGATTTTCAACCAATCCATTGCAACCTCTCATTTTGCAGTTTGTGATCTCATGGTTATAAGTTCTGGGAATACATGGGGAGCTGCTTTTACAAATGTGCCTCAAATGAAGCAGCCTTCCGGCAGTTGTGTTTAAAGTGAATACCCATAAAGTAAGCTGCCTTAGTGAATAGTCAATACAATATTTCAAAATTAACTACACTGTTTTTGCAATAGCAAAAcccaaagaaaaaaacaaacatcaaCTTGCACGCTTCTAGAATTCAACCCAAATTATGAGAAATTTTTTGCTTCTAGTTAATTTGAATGAATGCAGAGTTGAGCAGAGAAACACCTATATAAAGACATCTATTTAGTCAAAAGACTGTTCTAAAGTTGATTTAGTGGCTGCCTCCTTGGGAACAGCTATTATGAAATGCACACATAGTCATTGCAAATTGACAACTACATTAATgaatttgttttcaatatttCCCTCCATAATATAATGGCAGTTGACCTTTATCACATTGTGGTATATAGCAAGTACAGGTAATGAAACTGGATACCTATCTGTCAATCTGCATAAATGCTATATCGCTTTATGGCAAGTGATACTGTTAATTCTAATAGGTAATAAGCCAGCACTCCTAGTAAACACCAGATGGAGCTGCAGCATAACTAGAAGAATTTCTATTACTCTTTTACAAAAGCTTGGCTCTGATGTTACATAATACCTCACAATCTTCACACTTGTAAAATAGTGCTAAAGCTTTCTCTCTATAGTGTTTCCTTTTGCTGTTATAAAATTGATAGCACTGCATAATGTGACCatcataaatataaatataacttcTGAAATTGGTTCCTCAAATTTGGTGAAATTATTACATTAAATATTTAAAGTAGTAATGAAGAGTATAAGAGAACTGATTCTGGTTATCCCCTGCTTTCAAGTAGCAGTTGCAAAGTatttatcatttgtttttatcacGTTTTGTGATTATAAGTTGCCTTAAGTGACATCTTTCTTGGTAGAAAGCCTGTCCCAAGACATTGATATCACTACTTTCTAACATTTAGGTGACAGACTAAACTGAATGAGTTAAG
Coding sequences:
- the PEAK1 gene encoding inactive tyrosine-protein kinase PEAK1 isoform X1 encodes the protein MSACNAFTEHVWKPGECKNCFKPKNLHQLPPPPEKSPLLNTNLKINATHNTSQRARNTGNFRPPVAKKPTIAVKPTMMTVDGQGICGEASSQDLCENKPVIVAWNQNRTILNKKPLNNNNDDDDDDDDDNEEEEIEGYSHVHRPYRSSDDIKTPSNNNGLTEVLKEIAGLDSPSPLSGNEINSREAFLGRINNSYKRSLERKIPPSCMIDGMKDSQNKHVVLSGSTDVISNEGGRFCYPEFSSGDESEDDLFFGSMHEDHESWDESDEELLAMEIRMRGQPRFANFRANTLSPVRFCVDKKWNTVPLRNKSLQRFCAVDYDDSYDEILNGYGDDPVILYGQESMQSMVSSDSMSPDSSLTEESHSGTASSSSQRLCNGGLSPSTPKDIKLIEEGYKGFSDDQQLKNATKSPQNATKTLETHKAMLALRLEEKDGKIAVQSDKQECKSPSGMPAKAAATNLVHMEEQAKPYRVVNMEQPVCKPYTIVDVSAVMTHECIENQARSLDMKSILSNPNSPDAVNTNAAPHSVSSGQVNTNLKKSSAVRYQEVWTSSTSPRQKIPKMELIANTPGPSVPVRKNIHKSAPTSPTSTNISTKTIPVKSPNLSEIKFNSYNNAGMPPFPIIIHDEPTYARSSKNAIKVPIVINPNAYDNLAIYKSFLGTSGDLSVKDKTTSVISHTYEEIETESTVSENIAGKSELQAKGLANSTERRLGSVAQKVQEFNSCLGKGQTSPKSSGNSSPTKIQRTLQEPAAKIEDTQEVYSGNRENACIVLSQIVASIQPPESPPEVLQTGPKSCSVEELYSLPPDADIGKSIPMRPKSLFTTQSSPESEGIKSIEMVPKEIPTKLPVTQSSKLLAASQNTSLKTEQAPPFPPPRSTSSPYHASKVLQRHFSNWTKPMSPIRSTEAESVLHSEGRRAVDAKPKRWISFKSFFRRRKTEDEEDREREKGKLVGLDGTVIHMLPPPPVQRHNWFSESKTDSSEKPSIVFMFKCEQAKMEAKSDLNKTEVESAVEVVTTERREREKSAEMSEENLKSHSSTLQVPKEILSSPDPTGINASPEFRDMIKRLKKALREFPLMGNCVSEYSGQVPDEQTVENLSPRIPRSAFENEDNGGNASLIPVSPEIPQGEEEREEMSDSSDVSACSATYSNLGQSRAAMIPPKQPRQPKGALDDAIAFGGISDPEMATAFHPTPPPLPKKTILRAHTEPLPKELQKQALGNSPCVMANPTYDIDTNWEASSASSSVSSEFKAVDNESGDSLDRPPEKGLAISSGPNSASSLTAISIKDRCSNSMESLSGRPVTHSRHGKAVQKPQRHTLYRGIENRGEVVSKIRSLHTDSLKKLSVKCEDLFMAGLKDQLRFGVDSWSDFRLTSDRPCCEAGDAVYYSASYAKDPLNNYAVKICKSKAKESQQYYHSLAIRQSLAIHFNIQQDCGHFLADVPVRLLPWEDPNSPEEEEGEQEDEQKNKENSSTMEVPRKDSSSLQGTISKQRSRVVVITREVPCLTVADFVRESSDRHASSPDLYERQVCLLLLQLCSGLEHLKPYHITHCDLRLENLLLVDYRPGGSLLNYESVEPNPSAACPARLIVSNFSQAKQKSHMVDPEVLRDQSRLAPEIITATQYKKCDEFQTGILTYEMLHLPNPFDENPELKEKEYSRADLPQIPCRSLYSLGLQQLANCLLNPNPSERILISEAKGVLQCLLWGPREDLFQTLNASSRPSQRETVLQNWLDIKRTLMMIKFAEKSLDRECKVSLEDWLCCQYLAFATTDSLNRIVKIMQQH
- the PEAK1 gene encoding inactive tyrosine-protein kinase PEAK1 isoform X2; its protein translation is MSACNAFTEHVWKPGECKNCFKPKNLHQLPPPPEKSPLLNTNLKINATHNTSQRARNTGNFRPPVAKKPTIAVKPTMMTVDGQGICGEASSQDLCENKPVIVAWNQNRTILNKKPLNNNNDDDDDDDDDNEEEEIEGYSHVHRPYRSSDDIKTPSNNNGLTEVLKEIAGLDSPSPLSGNEINSREAFLGRINNSYKRSLERKIPPSCMIDGMKDSQNKHVVLSGSTDVISNEGGRFCYPEFSSGDESEDDLFFGSMHEDHESWDESDEELLAMEIRMRGQPRFANFRANTLSPVRFCVDKKWNTVPLRNKSLQRFCAVDYDDSYDEILNGYGDDPVILYGQESMQSMVSSDSMSPDSSLTEESHSGTASSSSQRLCNGGLSPSTPKDIKLIEEGYKGFSDDQQLKNATKSPQNATKTLETHKAMLALRLEEKDGKIAVQSDKQECKSPSGMPAKAAATNLVHMEEQAKPYRVVNMEQPVCKPYTIVDVSAVMTHECIENQARSLDMKSILSNPNSPDAVNTNAAPHSVSSGQVNTNLKKSSAVRYQEVWTSSTSPRQKIPKMELIANTPGPSVPVRKNIHKSAPTSPTSTNISTKTIPVKSPNLSEIKFNSYNNAGMPPFPIIIHDEPTYARSSKNAIKVPIVINPNAYDNLAIYKSFLGTSGDLSVKDKTTSVISHTYEEIETESTVSENIAGKSELQAKGLANSTERRLGSVAQKVQEFNSCLGKGQTSPKSSGNSSPTKIQRTLQEPAAKIEDTQEVYSGNRENACIVLSQIVASIQPPESPPEVLQTGPKSCSVEELYSLPPDADIGKSIPMRPKSLFTTQSSPESEGIKSIEMVPKEIPTKLPVTQSSKLLAASQNTSLKTEQAPPFPPPRSTSSPYHASKVLQRHFSNWTKPMSPIRSTEAESVLHSEGRRAVDAKPKRWISFKSFFRRRKTEDEEDREREKGKLVGLDGTVIHMLPPPPVQRHNWFSESKTDSSEKPSIVFMFKCEQAKMEAKSDLNKTEVESAVEVVTTERREREKSAEMSEENLKSHSSTLQVPKEILSQVPDEQTVENLSPRIPRSAFENEDNGGNASLIPVSPEIPQGEEEREEMSDSSDVSACSATYSNLGQSRAAMIPPKQPRQPKGALDDAIAFGGISDPEMATAFHPTPPPLPKKTILRAHTEPLPKELQKQALGNSPCVMANPTYDIDTNWEASSASSSVSSEFKAVDNESGDSLDRPPEKGLAISSGPNSASSLTAISIKDRCSNSMESLSGRPVTHSRHGKAVQKPQRHTLYRGIENRGEVVSKIRSLHTDSLKKLSVKCEDLFMAGLKDQLRFGVDSWSDFRLTSDRPCCEAGDAVYYSASYAKDPLNNYAVKICKSKAKESQQYYHSLAIRQSLAIHFNIQQDCGHFLADVPVRLLPWEDPNSPEEEEGEQEDEQKNKENSSTMEVPRKDSSSLQGTISKQRSRVVVITREVPCLTVADFVRESSDRHASSPDLYERQVCLLLLQLCSGLEHLKPYHITHCDLRLENLLLVDYRPGGSLLNYESVEPNPSAACPARLIVSNFSQAKQKSHMVDPEVLRDQSRLAPEIITATQYKKCDEFQTGILTYEMLHLPNPFDENPELKEKEYSRADLPQIPCRSLYSLGLQQLANCLLNPNPSERILISEAKGVLQCLLWGPREDLFQTLNASSRPSQRETVLQNWLDIKRTLMMIKFAEKSLDRECKVSLEDWLCCQYLAFATTDSLNRIVKIMQQH